In Eucalyptus grandis isolate ANBG69807.140 chromosome 4, ASM1654582v1, whole genome shotgun sequence, the following proteins share a genomic window:
- the LOC104442984 gene encoding TMV resistance protein N-like, with product MASSDAGTSSGSEYQVFLSFRGPDTRIGFTNVLYHSLRDAGIRVFLDDEELRVGETIAGSLKQAIDNSMIYIPVFSKTYASSKWCLCELRQIMANTLRSGGNKEILPIFYDVEPDDVKLKSSLYRDAILELESEKKLSNEQVDVCREALLEVGAIKGWEVKKYKG from the exons ATGGCGAGCTCAGATGCAGGGACGTCATCTGGAAGTGAGTACCAAGTTTTCTTGAGCTTCAGAGGACCAGATACTCGGATTGGATTCACCAACGTCCTCTACCATAGTTTGCGTGATGCCGGAATCCGTGTCTTCCTAGACGATGAAGAGCTCCGAGTTGGTGAAACGATTGCTGGATCGCTTAAGCAAGCAATCGATAACTCCATGATCTACATACCCGTCTTCTCTAAGACTTATGCTTCGAGCAAATGGTGCCTTTGTGAGCTCAGGCAAATCATGGCAAACACTTTGAGATCGGGAGGGAATAAAGAGATCCTCCCTATTTTCTATGATGTGGAACCTGATGATGTTAAGTTAAAATCTTCGCTATATCGCGATGCCATACTTGAGTTAGAAAGTGAGAAGAAGTTGAGCAATGAGCAAGTAGATGTGTGTAGAGAGGCTCTCTTGGAGGTTGGTGCCATAAAGGGGTGGGAAGTGAAGAAGTACAAAGG ATGA